Proteins from one Streptomyces sp. NBC_00289 genomic window:
- a CDS encoding VOC family protein, with amino-acid sequence MSSVKQFQVTFDCADPERVARFWCEVLGYVVPSPPKGFATWDDFNRSQSPEDQGSWFACSDPSGVGPRLYFQRVPEGKVAKNRLHLDVRVGTGLVGEERLATLEAECVRLVALGAVRVQLLYDGTDSCIVMRDIEGNEFCLD; translated from the coding sequence ATGTCATCGGTCAAGCAGTTCCAAGTCACCTTCGACTGTGCAGATCCTGAGCGGGTCGCTCGCTTCTGGTGTGAGGTGTTGGGGTACGTCGTACCCTCGCCGCCGAAGGGGTTCGCCACTTGGGACGATTTCAACCGCTCCCAGTCTCCGGAGGATCAGGGTTCATGGTTCGCCTGCAGTGATCCCTCAGGTGTGGGCCCGCGTCTGTACTTTCAGCGCGTCCCCGAAGGCAAGGTCGCCAAGAATCGGCTGCATCTCGATGTGCGGGTCGGCACCGGACTCGTGGGGGAAGAGCGCCTCGCCACACTCGAAGCCGAATGCGTACGACTGGTCGCGCTCGGCGCGGTACGCGTCCAACTCCTTTATGACGGCACCGATTCGTGCATCGTGATGCGGGACATCGAGGGCAACGAGTTCTGTCTCGACTGA
- a CDS encoding type III polyketide synthase, giving the protein MAAYLCPPAVIHGEHAIETSQIAAEVRDRHPHAAWAPRIDGIAASTGIETRGWMLPLETAVAPGNGGGLEAVGVGPAQEALARDGFTQREVDRAIAALQAIPAPQTVQERTAPAWEAVQSYGEHAARGALQIAGLDAADVDCVITSNSTTPALPGLDVALANRLSLRDDAMLLPATQWACIAGTRSLALAADLVAADPERVVLVVIAEALSTTYQPADDTLESLIVRLLFADTAVAAVVTGRPRRESVLRLDAAWNHTLPGTQDLHRLETRADGTHFVMDRRGPRAVQETVTAMWEWLRVRYQDDPASWHPDVLLAHPGGTRVLEYMEQTMPDGWPSGLLDYSRDSYTSGNRGGAAVFDILRRACDAGQKPGSRAVLYAAAPGLTATALEGEWL; this is encoded by the coding sequence ATGGCCGCATACCTCTGTCCTCCTGCCGTGATACACGGCGAGCACGCCATAGAGACCAGCCAGATCGCGGCAGAGGTGCGCGACCGGCACCCGCACGCGGCGTGGGCCCCGCGGATCGACGGCATCGCGGCCAGTACGGGCATAGAGACCCGCGGGTGGATGCTGCCGCTGGAGACAGCCGTCGCGCCCGGCAACGGCGGCGGCCTGGAGGCTGTCGGCGTCGGGCCCGCCCAAGAAGCCCTGGCACGCGATGGGTTCACCCAGCGGGAAGTGGACCGTGCGATCGCCGCCCTCCAGGCGATACCCGCGCCGCAGACCGTCCAGGAGCGCACCGCGCCGGCCTGGGAGGCCGTGCAGTCCTACGGGGAGCACGCGGCGCGCGGGGCCCTGCAGATCGCGGGGCTGGACGCCGCAGACGTCGACTGCGTGATCACCAGCAACTCCACCACCCCGGCGCTGCCGGGTCTGGACGTCGCCCTGGCCAACAGGCTTTCGCTCCGTGACGACGCGATGCTGCTGCCGGCCACGCAGTGGGCCTGTATCGCGGGGACCCGTTCCCTTGCCCTGGCGGCGGATCTCGTGGCCGCGGACCCCGAGCGGGTGGTCCTGGTCGTGATCGCGGAGGCGTTGAGCACGACCTACCAGCCCGCGGACGACACCCTCGAGTCCCTGATCGTCCGGTTGCTGTTCGCGGACACCGCGGTCGCCGCGGTGGTCACGGGCCGCCCGAGGCGCGAGTCGGTACTGCGGCTGGACGCCGCCTGGAACCACACCCTGCCCGGTACCCAGGACCTGCACCGCTTGGAAACGCGGGCGGACGGCACCCACTTCGTGATGGATCGGCGCGGGCCGCGCGCCGTACAGGAGACGGTCACCGCGATGTGGGAGTGGCTGCGCGTCCGTTACCAGGACGACCCTGCCTCCTGGCACCCCGACGTGCTGCTCGCGCACCCCGGCGGCACCCGGGTGCTGGAGTACATGGAGCAGACTATGCCCGACGGATGGCCGTCGGGGCTGCTGGACTACAGCCGGGACAGCTACACCAGCGGCAACCGCGGAGGCGCCGCCGTGTTCGACATCCTGAGGCGGGCATGCGACGCCGGGCAGAAGCCGGGCAGTCGCGCGGTCCTCTACGCGGCGGCACCGGGCCTCACCGCCACCGCCCTGGAAGGGGAGTGGCTGTAG
- a CDS encoding spermidine synthase, with amino-acid sequence MGLRFEEIDWQQTPIGEISLRRRRHPVSGDTVYEVKLGDEFLMSSHFTTGEIALTELGLAELPNTGQPELDVVVGGLGLGYTAQAALDDPRVRSLTVIDALAEVIDWHQRHLVPLGAQLTSDARCRLVHGDFFALAADPGGLDPEAPGRRFHAVLLDVDHSPRHVLHPRHAALYQPAGLRALAEHLHPGGVFALWSNDPPDDQFTSALREVFAQAASQVVDFDNPLQGGTSTNTIYVASKTPGTP; translated from the coding sequence ATGGGCCTGCGCTTCGAGGAGATCGACTGGCAGCAGACGCCAATCGGCGAGATCAGTCTGCGGCGCCGCCGCCACCCGGTCTCGGGAGACACCGTGTACGAGGTGAAGCTCGGCGACGAGTTCCTGATGTCCAGTCACTTCACCACCGGCGAGATCGCGCTCACGGAACTCGGACTGGCCGAGCTGCCGAACACCGGACAGCCCGAACTGGACGTCGTCGTCGGCGGACTCGGACTCGGCTACACCGCCCAGGCGGCTCTGGACGACCCCCGGGTGCGCTCGCTGACCGTGATCGATGCGCTCGCCGAAGTCATCGACTGGCACCAGCGGCACCTGGTGCCCCTCGGAGCCCAGCTGACCTCGGACGCCCGCTGTCGCCTGGTGCACGGCGACTTCTTCGCGCTGGCGGCCGACCCTGGAGGCCTGGATCCCGAGGCCCCGGGCCGTCGCTTCCACGCCGTCCTGCTGGACGTCGACCACTCACCACGCCATGTGCTCCACCCACGCCACGCGGCCCTCTACCAGCCCGCCGGGCTCCGTGCCCTCGCCGAACACCTCCACCCCGGCGGGGTGTTCGCCCTGTGGTCGAACGACCCGCCCGACGACCAGTTCACCTCCGCGCTCAGGGAGGTCTTCGCACAGGCAGCGTCCCAAGTCGTCGACTTCGACAACCCCCTGCAAGGCGGTACCTCGACCAACACCATCTACGTGGCCAGCAAGACACCCGGCACACCGTAG
- a CDS encoding cytochrome P450 — MPTTTPGHSPLVDPAELIADPYSVYARLREAGPVHRITGTDGLPAWLVTRYDDVRQAFADPRLSLDKRNAAPGGYRGLALPPALDANLLNMDPPDHTRIRRLVSKAFTPRRVELLREPIRKTADALLDAFAPLGRCDLISSYAAPLPITVICDLLGVPMDGQQDFRSWTDALVAPDAARPEKAKEAVRAMLAFFTELLAAKRAAPTDDLLSALIAVRDDADRLTEDELMSLAFLILFAGYENTVHLIGNAALALLSHPDQLAELRTDPGRLGPAVEELARYDGPAPLAIRRFPTEDVTIGGVSIPAGETVLLSLAAAHRDPRRFSEPDRLDIGRDATAHLALGHGIHYCLGAPLARMETEIALAALLDRFPGLALDLPPDGPRWRPSMRAHGLLSLPVRY; from the coding sequence ATGCCAACCACAACGCCCGGACACTCGCCGCTGGTTGATCCCGCCGAGCTGATCGCCGACCCCTATTCCGTGTACGCGCGACTTCGCGAGGCTGGGCCTGTCCACCGGATCACCGGGACGGACGGACTTCCGGCCTGGCTGGTCACCCGCTACGACGACGTACGCCAGGCATTCGCCGATCCCCGACTCTCCCTGGACAAACGCAACGCGGCACCCGGTGGCTACCGAGGACTCGCGCTGCCGCCGGCACTGGACGCGAACCTCCTCAACATGGACCCGCCTGACCACACCCGCATCCGGCGCCTGGTCTCCAAGGCGTTCACACCGCGTCGTGTCGAACTCCTGCGGGAACCCATCAGGAAGACCGCCGACGCGCTGCTCGACGCCTTCGCGCCGCTCGGCCGCTGCGACCTCATCTCCTCGTACGCCGCGCCGCTACCGATCACCGTGATCTGCGATCTGCTGGGCGTGCCGATGGACGGGCAGCAGGACTTCCGGTCCTGGACCGACGCCCTGGTGGCCCCCGACGCGGCCCGGCCCGAGAAGGCGAAGGAAGCCGTCCGGGCCATGCTCGCCTTCTTCACCGAGCTCCTCGCCGCCAAGCGGGCCGCCCCCACCGATGATCTGCTGTCTGCCCTGATCGCCGTACGCGACGACGCAGACCGGCTGACCGAGGACGAACTCATGTCCCTGGCCTTCCTGATTCTGTTCGCCGGGTACGAAAACACCGTCCACCTCATCGGCAACGCCGCCCTGGCCCTGCTCAGCCATCCCGACCAGCTGGCCGAACTCCGCACCGACCCGGGCCGACTGGGCCCCGCCGTCGAAGAGCTGGCCCGCTACGACGGTCCCGCACCCCTGGCCATCCGCCGCTTCCCCACCGAAGACGTCACCATCGGCGGTGTCAGCATTCCGGCTGGAGAAACCGTCCTGCTGTCCTTGGCCGCCGCCCACCGCGACCCCCGCCGCTTCTCCGAACCCGACCGTCTCGACATCGGCCGCGACGCCACCGCCCACCTCGCCCTCGGCCACGGCATCCACTACTGCCTCGGCGCACCCCTGGCCCGTATGGAGACCGAGATCGCCCTCGCCGCGCTCCTGGACCGCTTCCCTGGGCTGGCGCTCGACCTCCCACCGGACGGACCGCGGTGGCGGCCGTCCATGCGCGCCCACGGTCTGCTCAGTCTTCCCGTACGTTACTGA
- a CDS encoding response regulator transcription factor — protein sequence MRVLIVEDEPYLAEAVRDGLRLEAIAADIAGDGDSALELLGVNSYDLAVLDRDIPGPSGDEVARHIVASGSGIPILMLTAADRIDDKASGFGLGADDYLTKPFELRELVLRLRALDRRRAYARPPVREIAGLRLDPFRREVFRDGRYVALTRKQFAVLEVLVASEGGVVSAEELLERAWDENADPLTNAVRITVSALRKRLGEPWVIATVSGVGYRIDTGMGAIAHGKDTTDPGSTHA from the coding sequence ATGCGCGTACTGATCGTGGAGGACGAGCCCTACCTGGCCGAGGCCGTCCGTGACGGTCTGCGGCTGGAGGCGATCGCCGCCGACATCGCCGGCGACGGCGACTCTGCCCTGGAACTGCTCGGCGTCAACTCCTACGACCTCGCGGTCCTCGACCGCGACATCCCCGGCCCCTCCGGCGACGAGGTCGCCCGGCACATCGTCGCCTCCGGCAGCGGCATCCCGATCCTCATGCTCACCGCAGCCGACCGGATCGACGACAAGGCTTCCGGGTTCGGGCTCGGCGCCGACGACTACCTCACCAAACCGTTCGAGCTGCGGGAGCTGGTCCTGCGGCTGAGGGCGCTCGACCGCAGACGCGCGTATGCGCGGCCTCCGGTCCGCGAGATCGCGGGCCTGAGGCTCGACCCCTTCCGCCGCGAGGTCTTCCGAGACGGACGCTACGTCGCCCTCACCCGCAAACAGTTCGCCGTGCTGGAGGTTCTCGTCGCCTCCGAGGGCGGGGTCGTCAGCGCCGAAGAACTGCTGGAGCGGGCCTGGGACGAGAACGCCGACCCCCTCACCAACGCCGTGCGCATCACCGTCTCCGCGCTGCGCAAACGGCTCGGCGAACCATGGGTCATCGCCACGGTGTCCGGCGTCGGCTACCGGATCGACACCGGTATGGGCGCCATCGCCCACGGCAAGGACACCACCGATCCCGGCAGTACGCATGCGTAG
- a CDS encoding RICIN domain-containing protein: MFRLVNRGTGRCLDAFWSGGGGNGNSVGLWNCNDGITEQWRLVASGNPSYPYALVNQRQTPEGNRCLDYPAESQGVIGWQFKLWDCNRSESQDLALVPHGDAYKIYVQRGGSAPMDAYASSGGLNGNPVGIWNETGSPLQHWTLQPY; this comes from the coding sequence GTGTTCCGACTCGTCAATCGCGGTACCGGGCGCTGCCTCGACGCCTTCTGGTCCGGCGGTGGTGGCAACGGCAACTCCGTCGGACTGTGGAACTGCAACGACGGCATCACCGAGCAGTGGCGGCTCGTCGCCTCGGGCAACCCCAGCTATCCCTACGCACTCGTGAACCAGCGTCAGACGCCAGAGGGTAATCGCTGCCTCGACTACCCGGCCGAGTCCCAGGGCGTCATCGGCTGGCAGTTCAAGCTGTGGGACTGCAACCGCTCGGAGTCGCAGGATCTTGCCCTGGTCCCTCACGGTGACGCCTACAAGATCTACGTGCAGCGCGGCGGGAGCGCGCCGATGGACGCCTACGCCAGCAGTGGTGGCCTCAACGGCAACCCGGTCGGCATCTGGAACGAGACGGGCAGCCCCCTGCAGCACTGGACGTTGCAGCCGTACTGA
- a CDS encoding SpoIIE family protein phosphatase: MDSTPSPSPSSPFDLVSSALGRYIPRGGAETAAGPADAEGDRTTSGHGPDNPEPDRQDQILGVVNLDRDLRITRCNLDAPVFAGLGAVAGSAFADFLPPRDVPTVTRRLRQVLEVGEAHVARIQRLRRGDGSELVVSMSILPAAPPQEGLTVSLIAMATRLHLYAAETAIGTSLDIGETAQSLADSLLAWGDVAAVDLDFAVWTGEGFTEQAQGRIRLRRAALVPDRVWPEGYVTPGGDLPSDASRLLAQAVRRDDAPQAIVVPDREAVERLLGSPRVIRALVPGDRSASVACIPLVLDGTPPVVLGVAEVWRRADSPFRDSELFDLQELVARTAHHVDLARQHQREHTQVLALQRRLLPRSGGDTLEIASVYQPATPDSAGVGGDWVNSFPLPDGRTALVVGDVVGHGLGAAAAMGQLSMEARALLSAGLAPDEVLEHLDETVTLLDDAEAGLAAGYSALGSTCCIALYDPVSHQVTLSSAGHLPPVLVLPNGHAGTLAVRPHPGLGAEFALREPFDVHTFAAPPGSLLALYTDGLVEDRTLSIDEGISRLAEAVSTVHPWDALQQAARHVVSALAPVRQRDDVTLLLARMIGYRKGDTATWRLPARDDAPARARALVSALLRRWHTTGHTRDDVPLLVSELVTNAVRFATGPITIRLIRTSHGLLCEVGDTGNGRPRLSRGDLLDDGGRGLHILHRLTTRWGVRWTDTGKVVWADVAR; the protein is encoded by the coding sequence ATGGACTCCACGCCCTCCCCCTCGCCTTCATCGCCTTTTGACCTGGTCAGCAGCGCCTTGGGGCGCTATATCCCGCGCGGCGGAGCGGAGACGGCTGCCGGTCCTGCCGACGCCGAGGGCGACCGCACCACCAGCGGACACGGACCCGACAACCCGGAACCCGACCGTCAGGACCAGATTCTCGGCGTGGTCAATCTCGACAGGGATCTGAGAATCACCCGCTGCAATCTGGATGCCCCGGTGTTCGCCGGTCTGGGCGCCGTGGCCGGGAGCGCTTTCGCTGATTTCCTGCCTCCCCGGGACGTACCGACGGTCACCCGGCGGTTGCGGCAGGTCCTGGAGGTCGGTGAGGCGCACGTCGCCCGGATCCAGCGTCTGCGGCGCGGCGACGGGTCGGAGCTGGTGGTGTCGATGAGCATCCTGCCCGCCGCGCCGCCTCAGGAGGGCCTGACCGTCTCCTTGATCGCCATGGCCACGAGGCTGCACCTGTACGCCGCCGAGACCGCGATCGGCACCTCGCTGGACATCGGCGAGACTGCGCAGTCACTGGCGGACTCCCTGCTGGCCTGGGGAGACGTGGCCGCCGTCGACCTCGACTTCGCCGTGTGGACGGGCGAGGGATTCACCGAGCAGGCCCAGGGCCGCATCCGGCTGCGGCGGGCAGCCCTGGTGCCGGACCGGGTGTGGCCGGAGGGTTACGTGACTCCGGGCGGGGATCTTCCGAGCGACGCGAGTCGCCTGCTGGCGCAGGCGGTACGGCGGGACGATGCCCCGCAGGCCATCGTCGTACCCGACCGTGAGGCGGTCGAGCGACTGCTCGGCAGTCCGCGGGTCATCCGTGCCCTGGTGCCCGGTGACCGGTCGGCGAGTGTGGCGTGCATCCCGCTGGTCCTGGACGGCACGCCGCCCGTCGTGCTGGGCGTGGCGGAGGTCTGGAGGCGGGCGGACTCCCCCTTCCGCGACAGCGAGTTGTTCGACCTGCAGGAACTGGTGGCCAGGACCGCTCATCACGTCGACCTGGCCCGTCAGCACCAGCGCGAGCACACGCAGGTACTGGCGTTGCAGCGCCGGCTGCTGCCCCGGAGCGGCGGCGACACCCTGGAGATCGCCAGCGTCTATCAGCCCGCCACCCCCGACAGCGCGGGCGTCGGCGGCGACTGGGTGAACAGCTTCCCGTTGCCGGACGGCCGTACCGCGCTGGTGGTCGGTGACGTCGTCGGGCACGGCCTGGGAGCGGCGGCGGCCATGGGCCAGCTGAGCATGGAGGCCCGCGCGCTGCTGTCCGCGGGGCTGGCCCCCGACGAAGTGCTGGAGCACCTGGACGAGACCGTGACGCTGCTGGACGACGCGGAAGCCGGGCTGGCGGCCGGCTACAGCGCCCTCGGCTCCACCTGCTGCATCGCCCTCTACGACCCGGTCAGCCACCAGGTGACGCTCTCCAGCGCCGGGCACCTCCCCCCTGTCCTGGTGCTCCCGAACGGGCACGCGGGCACGCTGGCGGTCCGCCCCCACCCCGGCCTGGGTGCCGAGTTCGCGCTGCGGGAGCCCTTCGACGTGCACACGTTCGCCGCGCCACCGGGCTCCCTGCTCGCCCTCTACACCGATGGCCTGGTGGAGGACCGGACCCTGTCGATCGACGAGGGCATCAGCAGGCTGGCGGAGGCCGTGTCCACGGTGCACCCCTGGGACGCCCTGCAGCAGGCCGCACGGCACGTCGTCTCCGCGCTCGCGCCCGTGCGCCAGCGCGACGACGTGACCCTGCTGCTCGCGCGCATGATCGGCTACCGCAAGGGGGACACCGCGACCTGGCGACTGCCCGCCCGCGACGACGCGCCCGCCCGTGCCCGCGCGCTCGTCTCCGCGCTGCTGCGGCGGTGGCACACCACGGGCCACACCCGGGACGACGTGCCGTTGCTGGTCAGCGAGCTGGTCACGAACGCGGTCCGCTTTGCCACCGGTCCCATCACGATACGACTGATCAGGACCAGTCACGGCCTGCTGTGCGAGGTGGGCGACACCGGAAACGGCAGGCCCCGTCTGAGCCGGGGCGACCTTCTCGACGACGGCGGACGTGGCCTGCACATCCTGCACAGGCTCACCACCCGGTGGGGGGTCCGGTGGACGGACACCGGCAAGGTGGTCTGGGCGGACGTCGCCAGGTGA
- a CDS encoding sensor histidine kinase encodes MRRRPGFSARLKLTLSYVGFLALAGALLLSVVWVFLLRYVPDNSQGLLGVSPNRYLLLHTFVPAAAVAMLFLLLFGLLGGWILAGRMLAPLTQIADAARTAGNGSLSHRIHMKGRQDEFRELSDAFDSMLDQLESHVAEQQRFAANASHELRTPLAISRTLLDVARKDPTRDRGELIERLHAVNTRAIGLTEALLLLSRGDRGNFTRESVDLSLIAEEAAETLLPLAEQRRITLDVTGGAARAGGSAELLLRMVTNLVQNAIVHNLPTGGTVTVHTETYGDTSVLRVENTGRRLAPELVPTLTEPFQRATERVRTDEHAGVGLGLAIVHSIVRAHDGILDLVPRPAGGLLVTVRLPGTP; translated from the coding sequence ATGCGTAGGCGCCCAGGCTTCAGCGCCCGACTGAAACTCACCCTCAGCTATGTCGGATTCCTCGCCCTCGCCGGCGCGCTCCTGCTGAGCGTGGTCTGGGTGTTCCTGCTGCGCTACGTACCCGACAACTCCCAAGGTCTTCTCGGGGTCTCACCCAACCGCTACCTCCTTCTCCACACCTTCGTCCCCGCCGCGGCCGTGGCGATGCTCTTCCTGCTCCTGTTCGGCCTCCTGGGGGGATGGATCCTCGCCGGCCGGATGCTCGCGCCCCTCACACAGATCGCGGATGCGGCACGGACGGCGGGGAACGGGTCGCTGTCCCACCGGATCCACATGAAGGGGCGGCAGGACGAATTCCGTGAACTCTCCGATGCGTTCGACTCGATGCTCGACCAACTCGAGTCCCACGTCGCCGAGCAGCAGAGGTTCGCCGCGAACGCCTCGCACGAACTGCGCACCCCGCTGGCGATCTCGCGGACGCTCCTCGATGTCGCCCGTAAGGATCCCACGCGGGACCGGGGCGAACTCATCGAACGCCTGCACGCCGTCAATACGCGGGCGATCGGCCTCACCGAGGCACTCCTGCTGCTCAGCCGTGGTGACCGCGGAAACTTCACCCGGGAGAGCGTCGACCTCTCCCTCATTGCCGAAGAGGCCGCCGAAACGCTGCTTCCCCTCGCCGAACAACGCCGGATCACGCTCGACGTCACCGGCGGGGCAGCCCGGGCCGGCGGCTCCGCGGAGCTCCTGCTGCGGATGGTGACGAACCTCGTCCAGAACGCCATCGTCCACAATCTCCCCACCGGCGGCACCGTGACGGTCCACACCGAGACGTACGGCGACACGAGCGTGCTGCGGGTCGAGAACACGGGCCGTCGACTCGCACCGGAACTGGTACCAACCCTCACCGAACCCTTCCAGCGCGCAACGGAACGCGTACGGACCGACGAACACGCCGGAGTCGGCCTCGGCCTGGCCATCGTGCACAGCATCGTCCGCGCCCACGACGGGATCCTCGACCTCGTCCCCCGCCCCGCAGGCGGTCTCCTCGTCACCGTCCGGCTCCCCGGCACGCCGTAG
- a CDS encoding ribonuclease J, whose amino-acid sequence MSHPHPELKAAPPLPEGGLRVTALGGLGEIGRNMTVFEHAGKLLIVDCGVLFPEENQPGVDVILPDFTSIRDRLDDIVAVVLTHGHEDHIGGVPYLLRERADIPVVGSKLTLAFLEAKLKEHGIRPRTVRVREGDRRGFGPFDCEFVAVNHSIPDGLAVALRTAAGLVLHTGDFKMDQFPLDDRITDLRAFARLGEEGVDLFLTDSTNAEVPGFTTSERELNPAIEQVLRTAPRRVIVSSFASHVHRIQQVLDAAHQHGRKVAFVGRSMVRNMGIARDLGYLKVPSGLVVNAKELEKLPDHRITLVCTGSQGEPMAALSRMANRDHAIRIGKGDTVLLASSLIPGNENAIYRVINGLTRWGANVVHKGNAKVHVSGHASAGELVYCYNIVRPRNVMPVHGEFRHLRANADLAIRTGVDPDRVVIAEDGVVVDLVDGRASITGKVPAGNVYVDGMEVGGATEASLKDRVTLAQEGVITVVAIVDANTGALAEAPDFLARGFVHDETTFEPVIPVIEKTLANAAQEGVGDAHQLEQLIARAVANWAFRTHRRRPLIIPVIIDA is encoded by the coding sequence ATGAGCCATCCGCACCCAGAACTCAAAGCCGCCCCTCCGCTTCCCGAAGGGGGGCTGAGGGTGACCGCCTTGGGCGGCTTGGGCGAAATCGGCCGCAACATGACCGTCTTCGAGCATGCCGGCAAGCTGTTGATCGTGGACTGCGGTGTGCTGTTCCCCGAGGAGAACCAGCCCGGGGTGGACGTGATTCTGCCCGACTTCACCTCCATCCGGGACCGCCTGGACGACATCGTGGCCGTCGTGCTCACCCACGGCCACGAGGACCACATCGGGGGCGTGCCCTATTTGCTGCGGGAGCGGGCGGACATTCCGGTCGTCGGCTCGAAGCTCACCCTTGCGTTCCTGGAGGCCAAGCTCAAGGAGCACGGAATCAGGCCCCGCACGGTGCGCGTGCGCGAGGGCGACCGGCGCGGCTTCGGCCCGTTCGACTGCGAGTTCGTGGCCGTCAACCACTCCATCCCGGATGGGCTCGCGGTGGCTTTGCGGACCGCGGCCGGCCTGGTGCTGCACACCGGCGACTTCAAGATGGACCAGTTCCCCCTGGACGACCGGATCACCGACCTGCGCGCCTTCGCCCGCCTCGGTGAGGAGGGCGTGGACCTGTTCCTCACCGACTCCACCAACGCCGAGGTCCCCGGCTTCACCACCTCCGAGCGCGAACTGAACCCCGCGATCGAACAGGTCCTGCGCACCGCGCCACGCCGGGTCATCGTCTCCAGCTTCGCCAGCCATGTACACCGCATCCAGCAGGTCCTGGACGCCGCCCACCAGCACGGCCGCAAGGTGGCCTTCGTGGGCCGCTCGATGGTCCGCAACATGGGCATCGCCCGCGACCTCGGCTACCTCAAGGTCCCCTCCGGCCTGGTCGTGAACGCCAAGGAACTGGAGAAGTTGCCGGACCACCGGATCACCCTGGTGTGCACGGGCTCGCAGGGTGAGCCGATGGCCGCGCTGTCCCGGATGGCCAACCGCGACCACGCGATCCGCATCGGCAAGGGCGACACCGTCCTGCTCGCCAGCTCCCTCATCCCCGGCAACGAGAACGCCATCTACCGGGTGATCAACGGCCTGACCCGGTGGGGTGCCAACGTCGTCCACAAGGGCAACGCCAAGGTGCACGTCTCCGGCCACGCCAGCGCCGGGGAACTCGTCTACTGCTACAACATCGTCCGCCCTCGCAACGTCATGCCCGTTCACGGCGAGTTCCGCCACCTGCGGGCCAACGCAGACCTCGCCATCCGCACCGGCGTCGACCCCGACCGGGTCGTCATCGCGGAGGACGGTGTCGTCGTCGACCTCGTCGACGGCCGCGCCTCCATCACCGGCAAGGTGCCCGCCGGGAACGTCTACGTGGACGGCATGGAAGTCGGCGGCGCGACCGAGGCGTCCCTCAAGGACCGGGTCACCCTCGCGCAGGAGGGCGTCATCACGGTCGTGGCCATCGTCGACGCCAACACCGGTGCCCTCGCCGAGGCCCCCGACTTCCTGGCCCGCGGCTTCGTCCACGACGAGACCACCTTCGAGCCGGTCATCCCCGTCATCGAGAAAACGCTGGCCAACGCCGCGCAGGAGGGCGTCGGCGACGCCCACCAGCTCGAACAGCTCATCGCCCGCGCCGTGGCCAACTGGGCCTTCCGCACCCACCGCCGCAGGCCGCTGATCATCCCCGTCATCATCGACGCCTGA